Proteins found in one Sorghum bicolor cultivar BTx623 chromosome 1, Sorghum_bicolor_NCBIv3, whole genome shotgun sequence genomic segment:
- the LOC8080424 gene encoding transcription initiation factor TFIID subunit 9: MDAGGARPSAPSAAAAAGTAVAGASAADEPRDARVVRELLRSMGLGEGEYEPRVVHQFLDLAYRYVGDVLGDAQVYADHAGKAQIDADDVSLAIQAKVNFSFSQPPPREVLLELARSRNRIPLPKSIAPPGSIPLPPEQDTLLAQNYQLLPPLKPPPQYEETEDENEESNPSLTPNPANSNPTFSQDQRNNEQQHTPQHGQRVSFQLNAVAAAAAKRPRMTIDQLNMG, encoded by the exons ATGGACGCCGGCGGCGCACGTCCATCGGCACCGTCGGCCGCCGCTGCCGCAGGCACCGCAGTTGCGGGGGCCTCCGCGGCGGACGAGCCCCGGGACGCGCGGGTGGTGCGGGAGCTCCTGCGCTCGATGGGTCTCGGCGAGGGCGAGTACGAGCCCCGCGTCGTGCACCAGTTCCTCGACCTGGCATACCGGTACGTCGGAGACGTGCTCGGGGACGCCCAGGTCTACGCCGACCACGCCGGGAAGGCTCAGATCGACGCCGACGACGTCAGCCTCGCCATCCAGGCCAAGGTCAATTTCTCCTTCTcccagccgccgccgcgcgaG GTTCTCCTTGAGCTGGCCCGTAGCCGAAACAGAATTCCACTGCCCAAATCAATTGCTCCTCCAGGCTCAATTCCCCTCCCACCTGAGCAGGACACACTGTTGGCCCAGAACTACCAACTCCTACCTCCATTGAAGCCACCACCTCAATATGAGGAAACAGAGGATGAGAATGAAGAATCCAACCCAAGTCTGACACCGAACCCAGCAAATTCTAATCCAACCTTCTCGCAGGATCAGAGAAATAACGAGCAACAGCACACTCCCCAACATGGTCAGAGGGTTTCATTCCAACTCAATGCTGtggcagctgctgctgcaaagCGTCCTCGGATGACCATTGATCAGCTGAACATGGGCTAA
- the LOC8080422 gene encoding uncharacterized protein LOC8080422 produces MALRTLHLPSKLARPNSHSFSPSSSPPHQPKLPPGPGPQQQTRVATATKQQQQQLCKRSTPLLKVKCRANLHDCMDDEIVDTPKDQTTEIPIVAYPSVVFPGATLQLQAFEFRHRIMMHTLLQQGLRFGVLCSAGKTGTGRMADVGCVVHVVECERLTDDRFFLTCVGKDRFRVIDIVRTKPYVVARIQVLLSDRHHSVPLPQGDLGSLMQQVEQQVKNVAMLSEKLNRKPLPYRQGDQLHRLHTAASLSFLVARLFIDDRLEQQTLLQMDDTGQRLVREGMYLERRSKYLAAIAAIKDAFQHLSCNEM; encoded by the coding sequence ATGGCCCTCAGGACCCTGCACCTTCCATCCAAACTGGCAAGGCCAAACAGCCACAGCTTCAGTCCATCGTCCTCGCCTCCTCACCAGCCAAAGCTTCCTCCAGGACCCGGCCCACAACAACAAACAAGAGTTGCCACTGCcacgaagcagcagcagcagcagctctgtAAGAGGAGTACACCGTTGCTGAAGGTGAAATGCAGGGCCAATCTGCACGACTGCATGGACGACGAGATTGTTGACACTCCGAAAGACCAGACCACCGAGATCCCCATCGTCGCGTACCCATCGGTCGTCTTCCCGGGCGCCACGCTCCAGCTGCAGGCGTTCGAGTTCAGGCACCGCATCATGATGCACACCCTGCTCCAGCAGGGCCTCAGGTTCGGGGTCCTCTGCTCGGCGGGCAAGACCGGGACCGGGAGGATGGCGGACGTGGGGTGCGTCGTCCACGTCGTCGAGTGCGAGAGGCTCACCGACGACCGCTTCTTCCTCACCTGCGTCGGCAAAGACCGCTTCCGGGTCATCGACATCGTCAGGACGAAGCCCTACGTTGTTGCAAGGATCCAGGTGCTGCTGAGTGACCGCCACCACTCTGTGCCACTGCCACAGGGTGACTTGGGTAGCCTGATGCAGCAGGTGGAACAGCAAGTCAAGAATGTGGCCATGCTCTCGGAGAAGCTGAACAGGAAACCGTTGCCGTATCGTCAGGGCGATCAGCTCCACAGGCTGCATACCGCTGCCTCGCTCTCGTTCCTCGTCGCACGCTTGTTCATCGATGATCGCCTGGAGCAGCAGACGCTGCTGCAGATGGACGACACCGGGCAGCGGCTGGTGCGGGAGGGGATGTACCTGGAGCGCAGGAGCAAGTACCTGGCGGCCATAGCAGCGATCAAGGACGCCTTTCAGCACTTGTCCTGCAACGAGATGTAG
- the LOC8080423 gene encoding nodulation-signaling pathway 1 protein, translating into MSMHISSSPCKIACMKPMSCHEQEHPELAATTTNSSAFDWLEDSISFLTADVDIAAGYGWWSDPAAVQQDDIGSVVAQTLSPPAPLLTTTSTSPPLAHTSPSIASPAVSSPSEPSSTKKRKSPAHRASAHSGSNQRRRADQDRPAGAGGGGGSKKGGSKGGGAGSDRDTRWAEQLLNPCAAAVEAGNLSRVQHLFYVLGELASFSGDANHRLAAHGLHALARRLPAAVGPAAAATVRVPPCECPTPAFAGAEPRLFRASLIRFHEVSPWFALPNALANAAIAQAASRGGPAAEPRPLHVVDLGVSHGVQWPTLLESLTRQPGGRAPPSVRLTVAGAAATPPAPFSASPPGYDFSPHLIRYAKSINLQLAVSRAASLDSVQHGFASPPGGGEALVVCLQFRLGHASADERTEILRKVRGLNPELVVVSELDGGGDGTAAGEFTARLELLWRFLESTSAAFKGRDGDERRLLEAEAGTSVASEAAGAGKEAWRERMAAAGFEESAFGDEAVESAKSLLRKYDGGWEMSASGAAGAVALRWKGQPVSFCSLWRPACSG; encoded by the coding sequence ATGTCCATGCACATCTCCTCATCTCCTTGCAAGATTGCATGCATGAAGCCCATGAGCTGCCACGAGCAAGAGCACCCGGAGCTCGCCGCCACCACGACCAACAGCAGCGCCTTCGACTGGCTTGAGGATTCCATCTCCTTCCTCACCGCAGATGTCGACATCGCCGCCGGCTACGGGTGGTGGTCCGATCCCGCGGCGGTGCAGCAAGATGATATTGGCAGCGTCGTGGCGCAGACGCTTTCGCCCCCGGCGCCGCTGCTGACGACTACCAGTACCAGTCCGCCCCTGGCGCACACCTCGCCAAGCATTGCGTCACCGGCCGTGTCGTCGCCGTCGGAGCCTTCTTCGACCAAGAAGCGCAAGTCCCCGGCTCACAGGGCGTCCGCCCACAGTGGCAgcaaccagcgccgccgcgctgACCAGGACAGGCCAGCAGGtgccggtggcggcggcggcagcaagaAGGGCGGCTCCAAGGGCGGGGGAGCGGGATCCGACCGGGACACGCGGTGGGCGGAGCAGCTCCTGAACCCGTGCGCGGCGGCCGTCGAGGCCGGCAACCTGTCGCGCGTGCAGCACCTGTTCTACGTGCTCGGCGAGCTCGCCTCCTTCTCCGGCGACGCCAACCACCGGCTGGCCGCGCACGGGCTGCACGCGCTCGCCCGCAGGCTCCCCGCCGCCGTCGGCCCGGCGGCCGCGGCGACCGTGCGTGTGCCGCCCTGCGAGTGCCCGACGCCGGCGTTCGCGGGCGCGGAGCCCCGGCTGTTCCGCGCGTCGCTCATCAGGTTCCACGAGGTGAGCCCGTGGTTCGCGCTCCCGAACGCGCTCGCCAACGCGGCCATCGCGCAGGCCGCGTCGCGCGGCGGCCCCGCGGCGGAGCCCCGGCCGCTCCACGTCGTCGACCTCGGCGTCTCGCACGGCGTGCAGTGGCCGACGCTGCTGGAGTCGCTGACCAGGCAGCCCGGCGGGCGCGCGCCGCCCTCCGTCCGCCTCACCGTCGCGGGCGCCGCGGCCACACCGCCGGCGCCCTTCTCGGCGTCGCCTCCGGGGTACGACTTCTCGCCGCACCTCATCCGGTACGCCAAGTCCATCAACCTGCAGCTCGCCGTCAGCCGCGCGGCGTCCCTGGACTCCGTGCAGCATGGGTTCGCCTCCCCGCCGGGCGGTGGGGAGGCCCTCGTCGTGTGTCTCCAGTTCCGGCTGGGCCACGCCAGCGCCGACGAGCGGACAGAGATCCTAAGGAAGGTGCGAGGCCTCAACCCGGAGCTGGTGGTGGTCTCGGagctcgacggcggcggtgaCGGCACCGCGGCGGGCGAGTTCACGGCGAGGCTGGAGCTGCTGTGGCGGTTCCTGGAGTCGACGTCCGCGGCGTTCAAGGGGAGGGACGGGGACGAGAGGCGCCTGCTGGAGGCCGAGGCGGGGACGTCCGTCGCGTCGGAGGCGGCGGGAGCAGGGAAGGAGGCGTGGCGGGAGCGCATGGCGGCGGCCGGGTTCGAGGAGTCCGCGTTCGGCGACGAGGCGGTGGAGTCGGCCAAGTCGCTGCTGAGGAAGTACGACGGCGGCTGGGAGATGTCGGCGTCGGGTGCGGCCGGCGCGGTGGCGCTGCGGTGGAAGGGGCAGCCGGTGTCGTTCTGCTCGCTGTGGCGGCCGGCGTGCAGCGGCTGA